One genomic segment of Rivularia sp. PCC 7116 includes these proteins:
- a CDS encoding aldo/keto reductase produces the protein MLYRKFGQTGWKVSAIGMGTWNIGNQWGYIEEPQSLATVRSAFDNGINIFDTAESYGVTPGLSEERLGKALKGIRDKVYVVTKMGRFGRRTGQTVPMTTVDMVRLCAHASLFRLRTDWIDVMLCHEGKIKDPTIYLQGFEILKEQGYIRHYGISTDKLKVLKKFNVNNTCSVVEVDYSLLNRDAEPEFLPYCQEHGIAVLVRGPLAKGLLSGKYNSETVFTDNVRSEWYIDENRRQKLASNMAKVEALKTILEPGEEMINTALRFPISHPIEPIAIPGAKSPAQAVMNAKAGDRILSSQEIDKLILQMQRNKMALLNQA, from the coding sequence ATGCTTTATAGAAAATTTGGTCAAACCGGATGGAAAGTATCTGCGATTGGTATGGGTACCTGGAATATTGGTAACCAGTGGGGCTATATAGAAGAGCCACAGTCTTTAGCTACCGTCCGCAGTGCTTTCGATAATGGTATAAATATATTTGACACTGCCGAATCATACGGCGTAACTCCTGGTTTATCGGAAGAACGTTTGGGAAAAGCTCTTAAAGGTATTCGCGACAAGGTTTATGTAGTCACCAAAATGGGACGTTTCGGCAGACGCACCGGACAAACTGTTCCCATGACAACAGTTGACATGGTTCGCCTTTGCGCTCATGCTTCCTTGTTTCGCTTGCGTACCGATTGGATTGACGTAATGCTTTGCCACGAAGGTAAAATCAAAGATCCAACTATTTATTTACAGGGTTTTGAGATTCTTAAAGAACAGGGTTATATCCGGCATTATGGTATCTCCACAGATAAATTAAAGGTTCTGAAAAAATTCAATGTCAACAATACTTGCAGTGTTGTGGAAGTTGACTATTCATTATTAAACCGGGACGCAGAGCCAGAATTTTTACCATACTGTCAAGAACATGGTATAGCTGTATTAGTTAGAGGTCCTTTGGCTAAAGGTTTATTATCCGGTAAATACAATTCAGAAACGGTTTTTACCGATAATGTTCGTTCTGAATGGTACATCGACGAAAATAGAAGGCAAAAATTAGCCTCTAATATGGCTAAGGTAGAAGCGCTCAAAACCATATTAGAACCTGGGGAAGAGATGATTAATACCGCTTTGCGTTTTCCTATATCTCATCCAATCGAACCAATAGCGATTCCTGGAGCTAAATCTCCCGCTCAAGCTGTCATGAATGCCAAGGCAGGAGACAGGATTTTATCGAGTCAGGAAATAGATAAGTTAATTTTGCAAATGCAGAGAAATAAGATGGCGTTGCTCAATCAAGCGTAG
- a CDS encoding iron uptake porin, with protein MSSFLKRIVAFGLQAIVISSFSCHKVLAEEKQNINKYAIQNFPSVDELSDITTLQRTQNIDESYLQNLQYFIQRYNIDTEYPLNKIQLNNATERDNFASILNIIIKNINQLQSQQKSNLLTQEELIFLHKLQTEFASELNSINNRIDKLENNSLSQFSTTTTMSGEIVFALNGIASGNKANDKSEKIDSNITFGNRAKIKFKTSFTGKDRLDTSLKTSDIKPLKSASGTDMARLAYQGDKDNDVELSDLTYRFPIGKKTRIYVGNKGLDIQDFADSINPHLDDTESGAISRFAQRNPIFRQGGGAGIGFRYEITDSLKLGAGYVANDANEPETGIIKSDYAAIAQLTLEPSKKLSVGLNYVHSYNNIDTNTGSSGANDPFDDNSKAITGDSFGLQASVALNQNFSLGSWVGYTRAKANDLPQKPTASIINWAVTFAFPDLDNKGSLAAIVIGQPPKLINNQYQPNNQEYIDKDTSLHLEAFYRFNINNNIAITPGIVVITNPEHNSDNDTIYIGTLRTTFSF; from the coding sequence ATGTCATCTTTTTTGAAAAGGATTGTTGCCTTTGGTTTACAAGCTATTGTAATTTCTTCATTTTCTTGTCACAAAGTATTAGCTGAAGAAAAGCAAAATATTAATAAATATGCTATACAAAACTTCCCTAGCGTTGATGAATTATCTGATATAACAACATTACAGCGAACTCAAAATATTGATGAAAGTTATTTACAAAATCTGCAATATTTTATTCAGCGTTACAATATAGATACAGAATATCCTTTAAATAAAATTCAGCTAAATAATGCAACTGAACGCGATAATTTTGCTTCAATTCTTAATATTATTATCAAAAATATAAACCAATTGCAGAGTCAACAAAAGTCTAATCTACTTACTCAAGAGGAACTAATATTTTTACATAAACTGCAAACAGAATTTGCTTCGGAATTAAATAGTATTAATAACAGAATAGATAAATTAGAAAATAATAGTTTATCACAATTTTCTACCACAACTACCATGAGTGGAGAAATTGTCTTTGCTTTGAATGGTATTGCTAGTGGAAATAAAGCTAATGATAAAAGCGAAAAAATTGATAGTAACATAACTTTTGGCAATCGCGCTAAAATAAAATTCAAAACTTCCTTTACCGGTAAAGATAGATTAGACACTTCCTTGAAAACCAGCGATATCAAACCACTTAAATCAGCGTCAGGAACTGATATGGCACGCTTAGCTTATCAAGGAGATAAAGACAACGATGTAGAATTGAGCGATTTAACATACAGGTTCCCAATAGGAAAAAAAACTAGAATTTATGTTGGTAATAAAGGTTTAGATATTCAAGATTTTGCAGATTCGATTAATCCTCATTTAGATGACACAGAGTCAGGTGCTATATCCCGTTTCGCACAGCGTAACCCTATTTTCCGTCAAGGGGGTGGTGCTGGAATCGGCTTTAGATACGAGATTACCGACAGTTTAAAACTTGGAGCCGGATATGTTGCTAACGATGCCAATGAACCCGAAACCGGTATAATTAAATCCGATTATGCTGCGATCGCGCAACTGACTTTGGAACCTAGTAAAAAATTATCGGTTGGTTTAAATTACGTTCATTCTTACAACAACATCGATACTAATACCGGCAGCAGTGGTGCTAATGACCCATTCGATGATAATAGTAAAGCTATAACTGGGGATTCTTTCGGTTTACAAGCTTCAGTTGCTCTCAATCAAAACTTTTCTTTAGGAAGTTGGGTTGGTTATACTCGTGCTAAAGCCAACGATTTACCGCAAAAGCCAACTGCAAGTATTATTAATTGGGCGGTGACTTTTGCTTTCCCAGATTTAGATAACAAGGGTAGTTTGGCTGCCATAGTGATTGGGCAACCACCAAAACTGATTAACAATCAATATCAACCGAACAATCAAGAATATATAGATAAAGATACCTCCTTGCATTTAGAAGCTTTTTACCGTTTTAATATTAATAACAATATTGCCATAACTCCCGGTATAGTGGTGATTACCAACCCCGAGCATAATAGCGATAACGATACTATTTATATTGGAACTTTACGCACAACTTTTAGCTTTTAG
- the dinB gene encoding DNA polymerase IV yields MSQIRKIIHIDMDAFYASVEQRDNPKYRGKPLVVGGSANQRGVVSAASYEARKFGIHSAMPSKLAVAKCPHLIIVRPRFDIYQEISAQIHNIFKRYTDIFEPVALDEAYLDVTANKQNIPYASTVARLIRKEIFQETKLTASAGVSINKFLAKMASGANKPNGMTVILPEQAQEFVEKLPIEKFHGIGKVTASKMKKLGIHNGANLKELKLEFLVRHFGKAGNYYYNIARAEDNRAVQPNRIRKSIGAENSFAKDLSDETSILRELEQIALTLQKRLEKHQTSGRTITLKVKFSDYQQITRSKTVTVSFSNLNAIIGSAKALLSSIQLENRSIRLLGLSLSNLDSAKQTIQLSLFE; encoded by the coding sequence GTGAGCCAGATTAGGAAAATCATTCATATTGATATGGATGCTTTCTATGCCTCGGTAGAACAAAGAGATAATCCCAAGTATCGAGGTAAACCTTTAGTAGTTGGAGGTTCTGCCAATCAACGCGGCGTGGTATCGGCAGCAAGTTATGAAGCAAGGAAGTTTGGCATTCATTCAGCAATGCCATCTAAACTTGCCGTTGCAAAATGCCCGCATTTAATTATCGTTCGTCCTCGGTTTGATATTTACCAAGAAATATCGGCTCAAATCCACAATATTTTTAAACGCTACACCGATATATTTGAACCGGTTGCTCTCGATGAAGCTTACCTCGATGTGACTGCAAATAAACAAAATATTCCTTACGCTTCTACAGTTGCTCGTTTAATTAGAAAGGAAATATTTCAAGAAACTAAGCTTACCGCATCTGCTGGTGTTTCGATAAATAAGTTTCTGGCAAAAATGGCATCTGGAGCGAATAAGCCAAATGGGATGACAGTAATTTTACCAGAACAAGCCCAGGAATTTGTGGAAAAGTTACCAATTGAAAAATTTCACGGCATTGGTAAAGTTACGGCTTCCAAAATGAAAAAATTAGGTATTCATAATGGTGCGAATTTAAAGGAGCTAAAACTTGAATTTTTGGTAAGGCATTTTGGCAAAGCAGGCAATTATTACTACAACATTGCCAGAGCCGAAGATAACCGAGCAGTGCAACCAAACCGCATCCGTAAGTCAATCGGTGCTGAGAACTCGTTTGCCAAAGACTTAAGCGATGAAACATCGATATTACGGGAACTCGAACAAATTGCTCTAACTCTACAAAAGCGATTAGAAAAGCATCAAACTAGCGGTAGAACTATAACGCTCAAAGTGAAATTTTCCGATTATCAGCAAATTACTCGCAGCAAAACTGTAACTGTTTCATTCAGTAATTTAAATGCAATAATTGGCTCGGCAAAAGCCTTACTCAGCAGCATTCAACTGGAAAATCGCAGTATCCGATTGTTAGGTCTTTCGCTGTCAAATCTTGATAGTGCTAAACAAACAATTCAGCTATCACTATTTGAATAG
- a CDS encoding glycosyltransferase, translating to MNKTQAKICITTIEYPPDVGGVGESVNRIAKMLANSGYEVHVAVFRSKQRFASDDIRRRAGCNTSLQDNIFVHRIQSAVRANVTELTDYLTDVYFQLKLLHQKYQYDLFHGFFMIETGYVTTLLAKENNLPVINSVRGADLHKHIFSPKNHAPISWILDNSDWVTFVSHTLQKRAGLICPRSKSKSSSFWNSIAPINFEELPTPDLIKELPGLIIGTTGRFRDKKGIEYLIDACSKLSKRINLTLLLIGDFVEKERSYWEHELKHQDLGSRFQVTGIKTRQETLAYLPHLDIFAIPSLTDGCPNALLEAMSAGCTIVGSNADAIGEIIENGKDGLLVNPGDSSELAAAFHYLADKPQLRKQLGAEAKLKVSTQLAPAIELDNWLSIYQRVFDKSKSVFLSLVN from the coding sequence ATGAATAAAACTCAAGCAAAAATTTGCATTACAACGATAGAATATCCTCCTGATGTTGGTGGAGTTGGTGAATCGGTAAACCGCATTGCTAAAATGCTTGCTAATAGCGGTTATGAAGTTCACGTTGCTGTTTTTCGCTCCAAACAACGGTTTGCTTCTGACGATATTCGCAGACGTGCTGGTTGCAATACAAGTTTACAAGATAATATTTTTGTACATCGCATACAGTCAGCAGTTCGCGCTAACGTTACTGAATTAACTGATTATTTAACTGATGTTTATTTTCAACTCAAACTTTTACATCAGAAATATCAATATGACCTATTTCATGGCTTTTTTATGATTGAAACGGGTTATGTGACAACGCTTTTAGCTAAAGAAAATAATCTACCGGTAATTAACAGCGTTCGTGGTGCAGATTTGCACAAACATATTTTTAGTCCTAAAAATCACGCTCCAATATCGTGGATTTTAGACAATTCTGACTGGGTAACTTTCGTTAGTCATACTTTACAAAAAAGGGCGGGATTGATTTGTCCTCGTAGTAAATCAAAATCTTCATCTTTTTGGAATTCTATCGCTCCGATTAATTTTGAAGAATTACCAACTCCGGATTTAATTAAAGAGTTACCAGGTTTAATTATTGGTACTACCGGAAGATTTCGCGATAAAAAAGGGATTGAATATCTTATCGACGCTTGTAGTAAACTAAGTAAACGCATAAACCTGACTTTGTTACTGATTGGTGATTTTGTCGAAAAAGAAAGAAGTTACTGGGAGCATGAATTAAAACATCAAGATTTGGGTTCTCGTTTTCAAGTAACTGGGATTAAAACTCGTCAAGAAACTTTAGCTTATTTACCTCATTTAGATATTTTTGCCATACCTTCTTTAACTGACGGTTGTCCGAATGCATTATTAGAAGCGATGTCAGCAGGTTGTACAATTGTTGGCAGCAATGCTGATGCTATTGGTGAAATTATTGAAAATGGCAAAGATGGCTTATTAGTTAACCCAGGAGATTCCTCAGAATTAGCAGCAGCATTTCATTATTTAGCTGATAAACCCCAATTGCGAAAACAATTAGGTGCAGAAGCAAAACTTAAAGTCTCAACGCAACTTGCACCAGCAATTGAATTAGATAATTGGTTAAGTATTTATCAGCGAGTTTTTGATAAATCCAAATCCGTTTTCTTGAGTCTAGTTAATTAA
- a CDS encoding glycosyltransferase family protein — translation MKKLLFYCQHILGMGHLVRSMEIVRGLMPDFQVCFINGGQVVKEFQIPQGVEVINLPAIKTDAEFKQLQVVDSSLSLAEVQEIRKNRLLKVAEEFQPDVLMIELFPFGRGKFSFELIPLLEKLRACKKPVKIVSSLRDIVVTKTNRVKYEEKVCRLMNQYFDMLLIHGDSNFIHLDESFSRLRDIQCDTKYTGYVVQKVEVKTELSQEDKKIIESEQPLILVSVGGGRFGHDLIDCVIESADILSAKIPHHIQVFTGPFAPEAQLKAWQYFTQNKHNIKVSRYTPNLLSYMQKADLSISMSGYNTTLNVMNTGVRAMILPFKGNDDQEQRIRASKLDNLGVVKMLDDSDLQPQIFSEKVIDYLRIEPCKIKFDANGVENTAALIKNLVVHQKIA, via the coding sequence ATGAAAAAGTTATTATTTTATTGCCAGCATATATTAGGAATGGGGCATTTAGTCCGTAGCATGGAAATTGTTCGCGGCTTGATGCCAGATTTTCAGGTTTGCTTTATAAATGGTGGACAAGTTGTTAAAGAGTTTCAAATTCCTCAAGGAGTTGAAGTTATAAATTTACCCGCTATTAAGACTGATGCCGAGTTTAAACAGCTACAGGTTGTTGATAGTTCTTTATCTTTAGCTGAAGTTCAAGAAATTAGAAAAAATCGGCTTTTAAAAGTTGCTGAGGAATTTCAACCTGATGTATTGATGATTGAATTATTTCCATTTGGCAGAGGTAAGTTTTCTTTTGAATTAATTCCCTTGTTGGAAAAACTACGCGCTTGCAAAAAGCCCGTGAAAATAGTTTCTAGTTTGCGCGATATTGTTGTAACCAAAACAAATCGGGTTAAATATGAAGAAAAGGTCTGTAGATTAATGAATCAATATTTTGATATGCTATTGATTCACGGCGACTCAAATTTTATACATCTAGATGAAAGCTTTTCTAGATTAAGAGATATTCAATGCGACACTAAATATACTGGCTACGTTGTGCAAAAAGTAGAAGTTAAAACAGAATTAAGTCAGGAAGATAAAAAGATAATTGAATCGGAACAACCGTTAATCTTAGTCAGTGTCGGCGGCGGTAGGTTTGGACATGATTTAATTGATTGTGTAATTGAAAGTGCTGATATTTTATCTGCAAAAATTCCCCATCACATTCAGGTATTTACTGGGCCATTTGCACCGGAAGCTCAATTAAAAGCATGGCAATATTTTACTCAGAATAAGCATAATATTAAAGTTAGCCGCTACACCCCAAATTTACTCAGCTACATGCAAAAAGCCGACCTTTCGATTAGCATGTCTGGCTATAACACCACTTTAAATGTGATGAATACTGGTGTTAGAGCAATGATTTTACCTTTTAAGGGTAATGACGACCAAGAACAAAGAATCAGAGCAAGTAAATTAGATAATTTAGGAGTTGTAAAAATGCTTGATGATTCTGATTTACAACCTCAAATATTTTCGGAAAAAGTAATTGATTATCTCAGAATAGAACCTTGCAAAATTAAATTTGATGCTAATGGTGTAGAGAATACCGCAGCATTAATAAAAAATCTGGTTGTACATCAAAAAATCGCTTAG
- a CDS encoding Ig-like domain-containing protein gives MVLNTQISDNLDINPPKTTVLDGQAQITFDQNRNNRGVTQGSFKGLSLAFSPSQFTVDAPIYENVKDAYSNDEGTNQSKWKVPKNDPLVSLGVVTYTNELISGEDGNDSGNSQSIIGGGKLGITINDPVGVTQKITFPIRIYDQLEGPETIALKSTNRPFKFLIKGTPIYFDYIGGKPISNATGVDTPTQYKEADPGLEDLSFNFEVQDGTTAQIELFGRFYTTEDLPDPAIITSISEDTGVPGDFRTSDNTLLINGTAEPLSEVSVFLDSEKIGTTNTDITGSWSLDRTGTKLSDGTYELTATAIDLEGNASSTNKSQLLEIDSDFHIEVDDSDPNLTDEAREKIQDAVDFWEKIIANDIPDVNDPSVGGLVDDLKVKINVNTNSTADLGNTSGYKHRQPSIDPLTGAPSSSPGLPYYAEIFFELDDLKTPQGIHTIKHKLGHALGFNQETFGNKGLITPIPGYQDTYGFNGSNAYAAYKTVGGPTHKHNTVPLDETASHWHEWLFPDDFGNEGTEGLNSAGDELMSKQPAKNKYPFLSELTVGVLKDLGYEIEPNYQADAITMETGVYLYSSSPLLNIPY, from the coding sequence ATGGTGTTAAACACCCAAATAAGCGACAATTTAGACATTAACCCACCCAAGACCACTGTTCTAGACGGTCAAGCGCAAATAACTTTTGACCAAAATAGAAATAATAGGGGAGTAACTCAAGGGAGTTTCAAAGGCTTATCACTTGCGTTTAGTCCTTCTCAGTTCACCGTAGATGCTCCGATATATGAGAATGTAAAAGATGCCTATAGCAACGATGAAGGAACTAACCAATCAAAATGGAAGGTTCCCAAAAACGACCCGTTAGTATCACTTGGAGTCGTTACATATACAAATGAGCTTATTTCTGGCGAAGATGGAAACGATTCTGGAAATTCCCAAAGCATCATAGGTGGTGGAAAGTTAGGTATTACAATAAATGACCCGGTGGGTGTAACTCAAAAAATTACATTTCCAATACGAATTTATGACCAACTAGAAGGTCCTGAAACAATTGCGCTTAAATCGACAAATAGACCTTTCAAGTTTTTAATTAAAGGGACACCTATTTATTTCGACTATATAGGTGGAAAGCCAATCTCGAATGCTACTGGTGTTGATACCCCAACACAGTATAAAGAAGCAGATCCAGGGCTTGAGGATCTAAGTTTTAACTTTGAGGTGCAAGATGGAACAACTGCACAGATTGAATTATTTGGCAGGTTCTATACAACAGAAGATTTACCTGACCCCGCGATCATCACTTCTATTTCTGAAGATACAGGAGTGCCTGGTGATTTTAGAACTAGCGATAACACACTTTTAATTAATGGTACGGCTGAACCCCTGAGTGAAGTTTCAGTGTTTTTAGATAGTGAAAAGATTGGCACGACCAATACTGACATTACAGGAAGCTGGTCATTAGATCGTACTGGCACAAAGTTATCTGATGGAACATACGAACTTACCGCAACTGCAATTGATTTAGAAGGTAATGCTAGTAGCACTAACAAGTCACAATTATTAGAAATTGATTCTGACTTTCATATAGAAGTTGATGATTCTGACCCTAACTTGACTGATGAAGCACGAGAAAAAATTCAAGACGCAGTGGACTTTTGGGAGAAAATCATTGCAAACGATATTCCAGATGTAAATGACCCTTCTGTTGGTGGACTAGTTGACGACCTAAAAGTAAAAATTAATGTCAATACAAATAGTACAGCAGATTTAGGCAACACATCAGGTTATAAGCATCGTCAGCCAAGTATCGACCCGCTTACAGGCGCTCCTTCAAGCTCCCCAGGTCTACCCTATTATGCAGAAATATTTTTTGAATTAGACGATTTAAAAACCCCCCAGGGGATTCACACGATAAAGCATAAACTAGGTCATGCCCTTGGATTTAACCAAGAGACGTTTGGTAACAAAGGATTAATTACGCCTATTCCAGGATACCAGGATACTTATGGTTTCAATGGAAGCAATGCTTATGCTGCCTATAAAACGGTTGGTGGCCCAACCCATAAACATAACACTGTGCCCCTTGATGAAACCGCAAGTCACTGGCATGAATGGCTATTCCCAGATGATTTTGGGAACGAAGGGACTGAAGGGTTGAATTCAGCTGGTGATGAATTAATGAGTAAGCAACCAGCCAAAAATAAGTATCCTTTTTTAAGTGAGCTTACGGTGGGAGTTTTAAAGGATTTAGGTTACGAGATAGAACCTAACTATCAAGCTGATGCAATTACTATGGAGACGGGAGTATATTTGTATTCAAGTAGCCCATTACTTAATATCCCATATTAG
- a CDS encoding cyclic nucleotide-binding domain-containing thioredoxin-disulfide reductase → MTKDNLEQLAYVQLTDKQLSALDKFTSLKSYRQGEKLFSAGDNDFKFFVIKKGQVEIVERSTGKQKTVTVHEEKEFTGDISMLTGRPSPVSAVAATDCEVYEVSNADLKRILKEIPQLGDCILQAFLTRRQLLESSEYTGLKVIGSKYARDTLRLRDFLAKNKIPFTWIDLESDRTVDELLKQFEITREETPIVLLDNNSVLKNPENTELAKVLGIRKPLEDIVYDLAIIGAGPGGLAAAVYGASEGLKTIVLEKTAPGGQASCSSKIENYMGFPLGLSGTDLANRALLQAQKFGAQITSPAKVVGLESYQGYKLITLASEEQVTARCVVIATGVRYKRLPVDRCEEFEDCGVYYSATAVEAELCRDRVVVIVGGGNSAGQAAIFLSQYVEKVLLLIRSDSLSHSMSAYLSDRIEQSDMIELLTHTEVTKMMGEDCLEAVEITNNQTQEKQEVKVAGVFIFVGAIPCTDWLPSNIATDEKGFIKTGMHLSNEDIPSLKRQPFLLETSQPGIFAAGDVRFDSIKRVASAVGEGSMTVKFVHQILSM, encoded by the coding sequence ATGACTAAAGATAACCTAGAGCAGCTTGCTTATGTGCAGCTTACAGACAAGCAGTTATCGGCTTTAGATAAATTTACTAGTTTAAAAAGTTATCGACAAGGGGAAAAACTCTTTAGTGCCGGAGATAATGATTTTAAGTTTTTTGTGATTAAAAAAGGTCAAGTAGAAATCGTCGAACGCTCTACAGGCAAGCAAAAAACCGTTACCGTTCACGAAGAAAAAGAATTTACAGGTGATATTTCCATGCTTACGGGTAGACCTTCTCCTGTAAGTGCGGTGGCTGCAACCGATTGTGAAGTTTATGAGGTTTCTAATGCCGACCTCAAACGTATTCTCAAAGAAATTCCCCAACTTGGCGACTGTATTCTTCAAGCTTTTTTGACTCGCAGACAGCTTTTAGAATCTTCCGAGTATACCGGATTAAAAGTAATTGGTTCCAAATACGCCCGCGATACCTTGCGACTGCGTGACTTTCTCGCTAAAAACAAAATTCCCTTCACCTGGATTGATTTGGAGAGCGATCGCACCGTTGATGAGCTTCTCAAACAGTTTGAAATTACTCGCGAAGAAACTCCAATTGTACTGCTCGATAATAATTCAGTTCTTAAAAATCCCGAGAATACAGAATTAGCAAAAGTTTTAGGAATTAGAAAACCCTTAGAAGATATAGTCTATGACTTAGCAATTATCGGAGCCGGACCTGGAGGTTTAGCCGCAGCGGTTTATGGTGCCTCTGAAGGATTAAAGACTATAGTTTTAGAAAAAACTGCACCAGGCGGGCAAGCTAGCTGTAGTTCCAAAATTGAAAACTATATGGGTTTCCCTTTAGGTCTTTCGGGAACCGATTTAGCCAACCGCGCTTTACTGCAAGCTCAAAAATTCGGAGCGCAAATTACCAGCCCAGCTAAAGTCGTCGGATTAGAATCTTACCAAGGCTATAAACTGATTACACTAGCTAGCGAAGAACAAGTAACTGCCCGCTGTGTTGTAATTGCTACTGGGGTAAGATATAAACGCTTACCCGTAGATAGATGCGAAGAATTTGAAGACTGCGGGGTTTACTATAGTGCAACCGCCGTCGAAGCCGAATTATGTCGCGATCGCGTTGTTGTAATTGTCGGTGGTGGTAACTCCGCAGGGCAAGCCGCTATTTTCCTTTCTCAATATGTCGAGAAAGTCCTACTGTTGATTCGGAGTGATAGTCTGAGCCATAGCATGTCAGCTTACCTTAGCGATCGCATTGAACAAAGCGACATGATTGAGCTTTTGACTCATACCGAAGTTACTAAAATGATGGGTGAAGATTGTCTCGAAGCAGTAGAAATTACCAACAATCAAACCCAAGAAAAACAAGAAGTTAAAGTTGCAGGAGTATTTATTTTTGTCGGAGCCATCCCCTGCACTGATTGGCTACCGAGCAATATCGCCACAGATGAAAAAGGATTTATTAAAACAGGTATGCATTTAAGCAATGAAGATATACCTTCACTCAAGCGTCAACCTTTTCTACTCGAAACTTCTCAACCAGGAATTTTCGCAGCTGGTGATGTCCGTTTTGATTCAATTAAACGAGTAGCCTCCGCTGTCGGAGAAGGTTCGATGACTGTTAAGTTCGTACATCAAATTTTGTCAATGTGA
- a CDS encoding glycosyltransferase family 2 protein: MPEKKVTIVVVPRERFQFAKESLESLYQNTNYPFDLVYVDNNSPTKLRRYLETQSKEKGFQIVRSHHYLSPNAARNLGLRQVTTEYVVFVDNDVVFSHGWLKPLVNCTEDTGATVVGSLVCQYKPVHEILHCAGGEYMQADEFAKFLRGESAVSQTLENQGKWRINEKTPFQNQRIVDVADKLKRQPTGFIEFHSILVRREVFSKIGMLDESLMCTKEYIDFAMSVTKAGGEIYLEPASIVTFLTHPPAPALKWQDLPYFMLRWSDAWELENLQHFRKKWDLVENEYFIRRCTTKLGKRRYEEIVKPVVKGFSFLPKPLRKSLEKKLVAWEKKLNRYLSNRHSRLTNSYSNMNTDINSPIQAYNLSNQKGN, from the coding sequence ATGCCCGAGAAAAAAGTGACAATTGTTGTTGTTCCGCGAGAGCGTTTTCAATTTGCGAAGGAATCTCTTGAAAGTCTTTACCAAAACACTAATTATCCATTTGATTTAGTTTATGTAGATAACAATTCACCTACAAAACTGCGACGTTATCTAGAAACTCAAAGTAAAGAGAAAGGGTTTCAAATAGTGCGATCGCATCACTATCTTTCACCAAATGCTGCCAGGAATCTGGGTTTGCGTCAAGTTACTACTGAATATGTGGTGTTTGTTGATAATGATGTTGTTTTTTCTCATGGTTGGCTCAAACCTTTGGTTAATTGCACTGAAGATACTGGAGCTACAGTAGTTGGTTCTTTGGTATGTCAATATAAACCAGTTCATGAAATCCTTCACTGTGCCGGTGGTGAATATATGCAAGCTGATGAATTTGCAAAGTTTTTACGAGGTGAATCTGCTGTCTCTCAAACTTTGGAAAATCAAGGTAAATGGCGAATTAATGAAAAAACACCATTCCAAAATCAGCGAATTGTAGATGTAGCCGATAAATTAAAACGTCAACCTACTGGGTTTATTGAATTTCATTCGATACTGGTGCGAAGAGAAGTTTTTAGCAAAATTGGCATGTTAGACGAAAGTTTAATGTGTACTAAAGAATACATTGACTTTGCGATGTCTGTAACTAAAGCTGGTGGTGAGATTTATCTCGAACCGGCTTCTATAGTTACATTTCTTACCCACCCACCAGCACCAGCCTTGAAATGGCAGGATTTACCTTATTTTATGTTGCGGTGGAGCGATGCTTGGGAACTAGAGAATTTACAGCATTTCCGCAAAAAGTGGGATTTAGTCGAAAACGAATATTTTATTAGACGCTGTACCACAAAGCTAGGAAAAAGAAGATACGAAGAAATTGTCAAACCTGTAGTTAAAGGTTTTAGCTTTTTACCCAAACCTTTAAGAAAATCCCTAGAAAAAAAGTTAGTTGCTTGGGAAAAGAAGCTTAATCGTTATTTATCCAATCGTCATAGCAGATTGACAAATAGCTATTCAAACATGAATACAGATATCAATTCTCCGATACAAGCTTATAACCTCAGCAATCAAAAAGGAAATTAA